AGTAGGTACACTGGCAGAGTAGGTGCCCTTGTATGTTGAAAGGGTGAATGAGTGATCCAGTTAGCAGCTTACTGCAGAAAACCAGAAGTTTCTGAACTAAGATCATGAGAGTAGAGAAGAGTGGATTGACATGGGAAAGGTACAGGGTTTGTATCAGTCAGGAAAATGGAACCCAGGCCAGGAAGTacagtggaaaaaaattaaagcgaGGAACTAGTTATGAAGGTATTGGAAGAGCAGAAACAAACATAGAACAAAACAACACAGTGTGCGGGGTGGGCCCAGAGGTTATCAACATCGCGAAGCTGCTTCCACCCTAGGGCAGGAGGGATGAAAGTTGTGTCACTTGATCCCAGGAGCCAGAGTGCCTAGAGCAAGCTAGGGCCAGGAAGAGGGAGGCGGTGCCTTGGTCGGGTCCCCCAGGAAGCCGACTGGAGATGGAGATTAGCATGCAGGAGGTTTATCAGGGAGTGCCtgtggaaggggagggaaggaatagGACTGGCTGGAGAGAAGAGCTGTGCTGGAGGCAATCTCAAGGAAGAACTCAGTTGACCCTAAATGGGCGGCTGAAGCTGGGTTGCCCTTCAGAGTTGGCTCAAGTTCGGGCGAGGAGGCTGGACTCCACAATCACCTGTCATTGGATGTGGACCTCCTGGGAAGGGAGTGTGAACTGGGGCAAGGTAGCCCTTCTCAGTTGAGGCAGTTTCCAAAACTCCCAAAAGGTGTTCCTAGCAGTCCCGGGGTGGAGGGTTGGGGGGGTGTGGGTGGATAAATCCTTCATTCCTGTAGGGAGATCTGGCAGCACATGGCAACAGCTACACAGAGGGGCTGGCTAGCGGGGCCTGGGCCACAGAGGAGGTGCAGCCAGTGCCCAAAGCAGCACCCTCCCATCTCCCTCCAGGGCCTCCATCTGGGCAAAATGGGCTGTAAGCCAGTGGGCAAGGGAGCATGACAAATAGTCTGCAAGGGGCAGCTCCAAGAAGCTGAGGAGGGgcggcagggggtggctgtgagACCTAGCAGGTCTAGGATGGACCCAGTGACAACTGAGTGGGGGATAGGAAAACGGTGGATTCAAGGGGAAATGACTGCCAGGGATTCTGGCCCTGgggatgggtggtggtgatgcCTTTCTCTCAGAAGAGGCACTGAGGGAGATGCACACCTTGGAGGAAGATGCTTGTGGCCCATGCTGAGTTTGCCATCCAAGTGCTGATGCCCAGCTGGCAGCTCAATGGATCTTAAATAAATAGCACAAAATGAACTTGAAAGAAGGAAAACCTCTGGTGGGTTCTCGCCTGGTTACAGGATTAAGCGCAGCCTTCTCAGCAGGCATTGGAGCTTTTCACGTTTCCCCCAATGACACGTGCGGTGCAGGCTCCGGCTCCGGCCTTGCAGCCACCCTGGCCTCTTAAGCTGACCCTACCCTTCCCCtcatccctgccctccccccaccccaccccagcaacTCGTTTACAATCCCACACATCCCCCCAGGTCTAATGCCTTCTAGGGGGAATCCTCCCtgacttctcttttctctgtacAAATTGTAATCTTCCCTGAGTTCCCACAAATGCTTAAGAGCTTGAATGCATTCAGTAGCTATTTGACCACAGCAAGTAACTTAACTTTGCAGGCTTCCTCTGTGTGAAAAAGGGCAAAAAATAACCCCACTGGGTGGCTGTAAAACTGCAGTGTATGTAAAGTGCACGTTACAGACCTCAattaatgttagctattattactagTTTTCATCTTCTAATCCCTAGCGTCTAGTTTAGCAGATGCTTCATTAGTATTTGTTGAACGAATGGAGATTTGATATGGAAAAGGATTTATCCTTGGGGCTCGACCTGGTTTTAGAAAATGAAGTATTTAGCAGAAGTACAGAAGGGACTGTCTGATAACAGTTATCTATGTTGGGTGTCCAGGGACTCCAAATGGACCTGGCTCTCGAAAGAAAGAAAACCGACAGATTCTAGGTTGTTTTTTCACGGAGCTTTGTGCAGGGTTTGACACACATCTCGAGCTCACCCAAATCACGTTGCACGAGTGCATGCACACGCCCTGGCAGGGTTGCCCGGGTGTAGGCAGCATCACTGTCGGTGGCCAGGATGACTTAGACTCCGCTCCCCGGCCACCACGGAACCGGGCTGGCCCCGGCGTCCTAGACCCTGTTGCGCGtgtggaggctggggagagggcaggaatTCGGCGACGGCCACGTGGGCCCCTTCCGCCCTCTCCCCACATCCTTTGTTTCCCACCGGCCCGGGCTCAGGAAGCTCTTTCTGCGAGTCACCGCGAAGGGGCGGCCCGAGAGCCCGGAGAAGCTATTTCCGTGCAATCCGGGCGGGCGGCAGGCGCGGGAGGGGCGTGGAGGTGGAGGCAGCGCAGAAGGCCCAGTGTTTGCTCTTATTTCATCCAACAGAAGGTTCTATTTGTGGAAGCGAACAGACGCTGGGGATTAGAGCTGGGAGGGGgcgggaaaaggaaaaaaaaaagccacatccACTACCACGCGCAGGTCTTCCCCGGAACCACCGCGTGGGGGTGAATGAGTGATTCTGGAATTCAtcaccttctctctcctcccttcctccggCTACCGCCGGGCCTCGGCGACGCCCACGGCTCCAACCGGAGGTCCCAAGGCTTGGGGCACTGGGGGGATCCCCGGGGCAAGAGGTGTCACCCCGCGGCTGCAGCGAGCGGCGGGTGCTGAGAGCCCTGGTGCGCGCGCCCGCAGTCCATTGTGCTCGGAGTGAATGGGGAGCGCGCACCAATCAACGGTTGCTTCGCCCCccacggcccctcccctcccgcccacTTCCCCGGGACCCTGACGTCACGGGAACTTTTCCTCCGCCCCCTCCTCCGGCTTCTCGCGCTGAGCCCGCTGCCTGCGGGAGGGCGCGCGCCTCCTCCCGCCTAGACCGGCTCGGGGGGCGTGTGCGCGCGCAGGACACGCCACCTGCGCCGGAGCGCGCTCTGCCCGAAGCATCCCCAGCCGTCGGGCCACCCCCGTCGCCCCCGCCGGCCCAGCTGCACCTCCCCTCCGCTCCGGTGACTGCTCGCCCGGCGGCAGGGCCCGAGTCGTCGCAGCCACCTCATTGCACAACCCGGCTTCCCAACTGTTTACACAGCCCGGCctgtgagtgtatgtgtatacaGCGTGAGTCACCGGGAGGCGGAGGAggtggaggaaaaggagaaggaggagtgCACTGGCCGGGATCGGTGCGGcgcacacactcactcacactcaGTTACCCTCTCCGAGCGCGTCTGTCTCGCGCACACTCACGCCGGGAGCCCGGAGCGCGTAGGATCCCGGGCGCCGCGGAAAAGTTGGTCCGGCTTTCGCTCCGACACTTCTTGCTTCGGGAAGTGCATTTGCTCCGTGGCTCCGCCGAGCCTGCGGAATCCTGTTCTCGCTGCTCCGGACCTCGGAGGCCGCCGCCGCCTCTGCTTTCCCGACTGTCGGCAGCCTCTACAACAATAGCGAGGCGCCCCGAGCCGGTACCCACGGGGATCCGGGGACCCGAACCGGCCTCCTTTCCCCGGACGCGCGGCCACCGTGGTCCTCGCGTGTACCGCGAGCGCCCGGGAGCGGCTCCGGCTTTGCCCCCCGTGGGGGCAGAACCAAGCTCCGTCTGCAACCTCCATCCCGCGGGCTGGAGTAAGTCGCGGCGCCGGCGCCGACCCAGTTGCACCTTCCCGCGCCGATCCGAGGACGTACAAAGCCGGGGCCGCCCCGGCCGGGGACGGGATGCGGGTCGGTCCTGTACGCTCTGCTATGAGCGGCGTCTCGCAGCCCCGCGCTCCGGCCTTGCTACTCCCGGTCGGCCGGGGCGCCCCGGCCAAACGCCTGCTGGACGCGGACGACGCGGCGGCCGTGGCGGCCAAGTGCCCACGTCTCTCCGAGTGCTCTAGCCCCCCGGACTACCTCAGCCCCCCTGGCTCTCCCTGCAGCCCGCAGCCTCCGCCCGCCGCTCCGGGGGCTGGCGGCGGCTCCGGGAGCGCGCCGGGGCCCAGCCGCATCGCCGACTACCTGCTGCTGCCCCTGGCCGAGCGCGAGCATGTGTCCCGGGCGCTGTGCCTCCACACCGGCCGCGAGCTGCGCTGCAAGGTAGGCACTCAGGGGGCCGGGACCCGGGACCCGGGACCCGGCGGGGGGTCGCGGGGTGAGGGGACCCGGTGGCAGGCAAAGGTGTTTGGGGTCTCGCCCGCCGTCGCCCGGGGGCCGAAGGTGCCGTCAGGACTTGGGCTTGGGGCAAGGCGGATAAGGGGGTTTGAGCCCGTTAAAGCAGCATTTGACCCGGGTCACCCTATTGGGGATTGAGGGGTTCGGATGGAGTGGTATAGTGGGGGCTTGGCGGTCGAGAGGAAGTGCGGTGCTCAGTTGCTTTACAACATCTATGTTATTTGCTTAGCGCCGAGTTTAGTGCGTGGCGTTCCACATAAGTTGTGGAATTGATATGGATTCCAGGGCCATGCCATTCCCCCTTTCCCATTCTCCTCGCTTCCCCCGCCCCTCGTTCTGGAAGGACGCCCTGCTGTGGGTGCCTCCTTGGAGCTTGGAGCAGCTGGCAACTCTCTTGCTGGGGCTGCGAGGCACCCGGGCTCAGCCGTGGGTGGTAAGGGGGCGGGAAGTCCGTGTTGGGCTCCGGTCTTGGGGATTCCGGCTGGAACCCGCGCTGGAACCGGAACCCTGTCCTCCCCAGAGAGTAGTCTGAGAGGGTCTTCCAGCGAGGGCGGGGGGTATTTGGCCGGAATAGAAATGTTGGAAAGCCCACACCGACTAGGAACCCTCGCTTCCATTCATGTCTTGCTTTTCCGGCCCGCGATTTTCCTTTGAACATAAGGGGCTCCATCCTGGAGGGGATACAACTCTTGCAAACAGGATCCTCCGCACTCTCCTCCAGCGCCCATAGACGCAGAACATTCCCACAGGCCATGCACCCTTTGCGAGCTGGACACCCGGGCCTCAGACATCCCTGAGAAGCCTCCGGGCTGCTCGTTTTCACCGGAAACATAGGGTCACCCCTCAGTTTAAGTCGCTCTTTGGTTTTCCGCAACTCACCTGACCCCCCGAGCTCCCCTTCCCTGGCCTCGCTGCTGCCACCTACTGTCCGACCCGAACGAAACTTCACATGTGTGATCGAGCCCAGTTTAAAGGGGGGCAAAATCTTTTCTTCGTGGTGGCTGGGGAGCAGAGCTCAGAGGGTATgagtgtgggctggggtgggaggaggggggcagCGGAAAGGTTTTTCGAACTGGTGCCGGAGCAACCGAGCGTCAGAGGTGGGGTGGGTCTGGTCATTGTGCAACCCCTTCCAGTTCCTCCGAGCAGATAATAGCTGAATCCAGATGGTGACAGCCCGTGTGTCACCGTTTCCAGTTGAGTCTAGGATATGAGTAACCGGACTAAACAAAAGGCCCTTAAAGAGACCAGCCAGCTTCTTAGAGAAGATGCTACCCATGTCCCGAGTGAAAGTGAGGATGGGAGTTGGTGTGGGGGGGagataagtaaacaaatgaaccccccccccccagaggaTCCCGTATCCTTCCTGTGGGAATTTTAACTCAAGACTGCTTATACCTGAGTCACAGCCTCGGCAGGTTCCTTAGGGCTGTGTTGACAGTCTTGCGCTTGGAGTCATCTGTTCCTTCTGAGTAATGACAGAGCTGTACGTTCTCCAGCTGTATGTTCTTCCACTTGGAGTCTGCAGAGTCACCATGTCCTGTGCTCTCTCTGGTCTGCAGGAGGTCATGCATTTCCAGAGGCTGCTCCTGGAGATCCCAGGGGGACCTCTATCAGCCACTTTGCACAGCATTACCTGCCAACGAGAAAGGGCCACAGAGGGTGGGGACTTAGGAGCTTAGCTCTCTGGAGCCGGAAGGCCATACCTAGAAGACTTCTTTCAAACCATCCATATGGTAGCTCTTTGGAGATTTGCTAGCCCTAGATGCTACTGCTTTTGGGTGTTAGGAGTAGCCCAGGCTGCATCAGGTGGGGTTGCAGAGCTAACAGGGGTTGCAGGAGGTTGGGGTAAATGAATGGAGCCTCACTTTCAACCAAAGCCCAGAGATTGAGAactgcagcccagcccaggaTCTGGGAGGCAGCCTCTGCTTTTCTAGCCTCCTAAGTGAGTCCCCTTCTCTCTGCAGGTGTTTCCCATTAAACACTACCAGGACAGAATCCGGCCTTACATCCAgctgccctcacacaggaacATCACTGGCATTGTGGAAGTGATCCTTGGGGAAACCAAAGCCTATGTCTTCTTTGAGAGGGACTTTGGGGACATGCACTCCTACGTGCGCAGCCGGAAGAGGCTGCGGGAAGAGGAGGCTGCCCGGCTCTTCAAGCAGATCGTCTCTGCCGTTGCCCACTGCCACCAGTCAGCCATCGTGCTGGGGGACCTAAAGCTTAGGAAGTTTGTCTTCTCCACAGAGGAGAGGTGAGCGGCCTCCACAGCCTCTCCTGTGCCTTTTGACTCCAAAACGAGGGTGCAGGTCGAGCAGTTAGGTGCAGGGTGTTGGTTCAAAACAGCACCAAGGGCTCAGTTGTCCCAGAGTTAGTCTTTAGAAATCCTCTCTCCAGAGGGGCCAAAGCCAAAGTTGGTTATTCTGCACCCTTGTGGACGTGGCCTGGGGACACCTTGGTGCATCTGTGGGATGTCACGTGAGGACAGGATGCCCTCCCCGCTTCCACCCCAGGATCAGGTTTATTCCCCATCGTTGTCAGAAAGGTCAGTTCTCCTGGGGTACAAATGTCAGTCTGCCCTTCACAACATCCATTCCTAGAGGATGTCTTCAAATCCTTGTTTATAccgagtggggttttttttcttgtttttttcccccctgtttatttatttattgtacctAGTAAGTATCACAGAGCTGGTCAGACTGTCGTAGTTGCAGAAACCTATCCCTTTCCTTCACACCACACTCCTATTATGAGTCAGGCTTGGCCcccaatattttctccccattctCCGGTGACTTTTTAGACGTCTTGTTTGGATGCATCTTCAGAAGATAGCCACAGTTGAATGAGAAATGGAAGCTGGCTAGAATTGGTTGCTAAATATAGATCATGGCTTACCTCATAAAGAACAAGATGAGCTCGATAAGACAATAATGTGACATTAAGATTCAGAGTTGAGGTTTCAGTTGAGAATTCAGGAAGCCACAGGAGATAAACCTTACCTGATTTTAAGAGGTGGGCCACATCCCTCGTGGAAAGATTAAAAGCAATACCATTGTAGAATTGCACAGGTGGGTGTGTGTTACTTCGTTGTAGGTATTCATGCAGGGCTCACCCCACCTGTGCTTTTTTTACCCTTGACTTCAGGTCCTATGAAAAAGTATAGGGTTGAGTTGCCAGAAAGCATGGCTTTGTGTCTGACCTTGCAAGAGTCATTGGATCATACTGATtagcaaagaaaagcaaagtgTTGGTAATGAAGAAGTTTCCAATTCCTGGAACACTCTCCTTTGATATGGTGATGTATTTTCTGAAACACACCTTACACACCTCCTTGCTTACTGTTGAAATCTGCTATTGCACAGGCGAATGTCATGTGCGTGGAGTTTGGCAACCCGAGGGTTAAGCAATGACAGGCTGACGCTATTCGTGTAACCAGCACAGGTGCAGGGTTTTAGTACTACAGCAGCCAATCAGTGGCAGACAGTGTGGGTTGAGTCATATTTTCCGTTTACAGAACCAATGGGTATTTTACATAACGACGGGAGGGGGGGACGGGGGGGGGGAGGTCAGGCTGAGGACATACTGAAGTTAGCACATGTATACTACACTCCAGGGaacaggaaggcaggaagaagaagaaaaaaaaacaaaaaagagctaGACCTTTGAGAGGAAAAGGAATTGACCCAGTAGCCCGTACCAAATGTTTGCGTCTAACTTCGCAACGAGTGACTTACTGACACAGGGCTGTTTCAGAGAAGCTAGGGGGGAGCATAAGTGACCACCATGTATTGGAGACTCCCCACATGGCTCTGGGCTTTGGGGGAGCCAAGAGGCTTGAGTGGCTGGATCTGAACAAGGAGGCACCTGCAGCTTCATCAGAGAGCCTTAACTAAAGATGTTTCAAACCTTAGTTGTTACCTGAAGAGATAAACCCTTACCTGAGTAAATGAGCTCAGGTGTTGATGTGTCATCCTagggtgtgcgtgcgtgtgtgtgcgtgtgtgtgtgtgtgtgtgcatgtgcacacatacGAGGGCGTTTTAGGGCTCCTGCATCTTTCAAATCCACCAGCtgcttttctttgtcctttctgtCCAGGCTAAGCATTCTTGGGAATTAAACATCCcaataaatgtaattaacattCCATGTACATTTCCCGTCATGGCCGTCATGGCTTGGGCTCAGGTGGACAGAATCCCCTCTGTGTGTATATATCGATGTGAACACGAGTGCTAACAACCTGTGTGCAGTAACAGTGACCTTGGGCTCTGTGTTCTGTAATGTTCTGTAATGCCAAGCAGTCATTGTAATTGTAATGCCAAGTAGCCCTGGCAGTCAGTGGCATGATAAGAGATAAGATCCGCTTGTAGGATGCCCAGGCTCTCCCTGAAGCAGTAGGATAAACTGCTCTTCCCTGATagcttttggagaaatgtcagcaTTCCCCTGAGACAGGCTCCCACTGCTGCAATGTGAACTTTGTAAATTGTGTAACCCCTATTAGGATATGTCTTATAAGCTGTAGCATAATGAATAGTATTTGGGGCTTTGCATCATACCCTCCACCCCAGGCTCTCTCTCAATACTTTGCTAATGTTTATTGCAGTTTGTATTGGTTTGTGAAATCCTGAGTCCTCCAGGGTGATGCAAGGCACTGTTAACTGGATGAAGGGGTAACTGGCATTCCTTGGGCCTTTGCGATGAGTACTTGTGGGCGCTATTATTGGGAAGGCCTTGGTTTTCATAGTAGTTGGAAGTAATGGCTTGTTTCCTCTCTCCTACAGAACCCAGCTCAGACTGGAAAGTCTAGAAGATACACACATAATTAAGGGAGAAGATGATGCTTTGTCAGACAAACACGGCTGCCCAGCCTACGTGAGCCCTGAGATTCTCAACACCACAGGGACCTACTCCGGAAAGGCGGCGGACGTTTGGAGCCTCGGGGTGATGCTCTACACCCTTTTGGTGGGACGCTACCCCTTCCATGACTCAGACCCCAGTGCCCTTTTCTCCAAAATCCGACGTGGACAGTTCTGCATTCCTGACCACATTTCCCCCAAAGCCAGGTGCCTCATTCGCAGCCTTCTGAGACGGGAGCCTTCAGAAAGACTCACTGCTCCAGAGATCTTACTCCATCCCTGGTTCGAGTCTGTCTTGGAGCCTGGGTACGTCGACTCAGAAATAGGAACTTCCGACCAGATTGTTCCAGAGTACCAGGAGGACAGTGACATCAGTTCCTTCTTCTGCTAATCCCCAAACCTCAGAAACCTCATAATTCTCACACATGGCATTTCCATTTCTAAAGATGGACAGGCCTTTCCTGCAGAGCTGTTTCCCTTAGTGAACCTTCGCCAGCTGTCCCTGTGTCAGATATGGGGGTTCCGCATCTTTTACAGGTGGCAAGGAGTGTGGATATCCTGCAGCATGTGATCAAGTGAAATGAACATTCTAAAGGGAGAGGAAATGAATCGCACAATGGCATTTTGGGCAATAACCATATTTTTAACAGGGTGACAAATAATTTGGGCCAATAAACCTGCCATCTTCGAACTTGTCTTTGGTAGCCAGACTTTTGCTACCCTAGCTTCTCTGATCGGAAAGTTGTTTTTTCTGGTTTGGTTTAACACTCAccctttcttcatctttttgGAGCAGACTGTTTCAGGGGCATAGGAGCCTGCCTGAACCACGAACCCAGAATTTCTCCTCCATTTCCTGCCAAGACCTCATTTGCACTAATGCCTTCTTTCTGACCTTGAAATGCGCCCTCCCATCCCTTC
This sequence is a window from Orcinus orca chromosome 17, mOrcOrc1.1, whole genome shotgun sequence. Protein-coding genes within it:
- the TRIB1 gene encoding tribbles homolog 1 gives rise to the protein MRVGPVRSAMSGVSQPRAPALLLPVGRGAPAKRLLDADDAAAVAAKCPRLSECSSPPDYLSPPGSPCSPQPPPAAPGAGGGSGSAPGPSRIADYLLLPLAEREHVSRALCLHTGRELRCKVFPIKHYQDRIRPYIQLPSHRNITGIVEVILGETKAYVFFERDFGDMHSYVRSRKRLREEEAARLFKQIVSAVAHCHQSAIVLGDLKLRKFVFSTEERTQLRLESLEDTHIIKGEDDALSDKHGCPAYVSPEILNTTGTYSGKAADVWSLGVMLYTLLVGRYPFHDSDPSALFSKIRRGQFCIPDHISPKARCLIRSLLRREPSERLTAPEILLHPWFESVLEPGYVDSEIGTSDQIVPEYQEDSDISSFFC